One window of the Rosa rugosa chromosome 3, drRosRugo1.1, whole genome shotgun sequence genome contains the following:
- the LOC133738969 gene encoding uncharacterized protein LOC133738969 produces MEKSKSFPEYSSAYSGEFGFRERSNSYNFNGPTQKGSGFATSGDPELQRKKRVASYNVFTTEGKLKTSLKNSFKWIKNRFTDVRYDV; encoded by the coding sequence ATGGAGAAGAGCAAGTCATTCCCTGAATACAGCTCGGCTTACTCCGGCGAGTTCGGGTTCCGGGAGCGGTCCAACTCGTACAACTTCAACGGGCCAACCCAGAAGGGAAGCGGGTTTGCAACGTCCGGCGATCCGGAGCtccagaggaagaagagagtTGCTTCTTACAACGTGTTTACCACGGAAGGTAAGCTCAAGACGAGTCTTAAAAACAGCTTCAAGTGGATCAAGAACAGGTTCACCGATGTTCGTTACGATGTATGA